In the Campylobacter lari genome, AGCCATGCAAATTGCCACCATAGCATTTACCACAACACTACCCCTTATACCCACACAAGGATCATGCCTGCCTTGTAACTCATGTATAATATTTTCTCCTTGAATATTTTGCGTTTGTTGGGGTAAAAATATAGAGGGCGTTGGTTTAAAATATGTTTTTATATCAATAAAATCCCCATTAGAAATTCCACCTAAGATCCCACCGCTATGATTGCTTAAAAACACTCCATCTTTTAGCTCATCATTATTTTGACTTCCATACATATAGCTACTTTGAATGCCACTTCCTATTTCTATAGCTTTAACCGCATTGACTCCCATAATTGCATGAGCAAGTTTAGAATCAAGCTTATCATACAAAGGCTCGCCTAAGCCTTTTATAGGGTTTTTCACTCTAGTAAAAACTCTAGCACCTATGCTGTTTTTTGCCTTTTTAGCTTTTAAAATCTCATCTTTAAAACTTTGCTCTAAATTTTTATCTAAAGCATAAACTTCACTATTTTTAGCATAATCAAAATCAAACTCATCATTACTAAGTTTGCTATCAATACTTCCTACCCCAAAAACTCCGCTCATTATCTCTATGTCAAATTCTTTTAAAAGCATTTGTGCCACAGCTCCTGCTGCTACTCTTGCTACACTTTCTCTAGCACTAGCTCTTCCACCGCCTCTATAATCTCTAATGCCATATTTGTGATAATAAGTAAAATCAGCATGCGCAGGACGAAATACATCTTTTTCATAATCTTTTGAGCGTGTATTTTCATTATACACCAAAACACTTATAGGAGTTCCTGTTGTATAACCCTCAAAAACCCCACTTAAAACTTGAGCTTTATCTTCTTCTTTTCTAGGGGTGCTAAATTTATTTTGACCTGGTTTTCTTTTATCTAACATTTCTTGCAAAAAATCAAAGTCAAACTTTACTCCTGCTGGCATACCATCTATCACACAACCTATAGCTTGACCATGAGATTCGCCAAAGCTTGTAAATTTAAATCTTGCTCCAAAACTATTCATAGTTTTCCTAATTTTTCAAGTGCGATTTTAGCACATTGTTGCTGGGCTTCTTTTTTACTACCTGCTGTAGATCTTGCTACTTCTATGCCTTGAATTTTCACTGCAATTTCAAATTGCTTTTTATGATCAGGTCCAAAAGCCTTTACTACAATATACTCAGGTGTGCCTGCCATATTTGCCTGCGTGATTTCTTGAAGTCTTGTTTTATAGTCTTTAAATAAACTTTGCGTGTCAATATGCGGATAAACTTCGTTAAGTAAATTTAATGCTATATTTTTAGTTTTTTCAAAACCTATTTCTAAATACAAAGCTCCCATTAGTGCCTCAAAAGCATCAGAAAGTATGGAAGGCTTATTGCGTCCATCGTTATTTTCTTCTGCAATAGACATAAAAATACATGCTCCAAGATCAAGTTTTTGTGCTAAAGTTGCAAAAGATTTTTCATTCACCAAAGCTGCTCTAAGTTTAGAAAGGTTTCCTTCTGAGTCTTTTTGAAATTTAAAAAACAA is a window encoding:
- the aroC gene encoding chorismate synthase: MNSFGARFKFTSFGESHGQAIGCVIDGMPAGVKFDFDFLQEMLDKRKPGQNKFSTPRKEEDKAQVLSGVFEGYTTGTPISVLVYNENTRSKDYEKDVFRPAHADFTYYHKYGIRDYRGGGRASARESVARVAAGAVAQMLLKEFDIEIMSGVFGVGSIDSKLSNDEFDFDYAKNSEVYALDKNLEQSFKDEILKAKKAKNSIGARVFTRVKNPIKGLGEPLYDKLDSKLAHAIMGVNAVKAIEIGSGIQSSYMYGSQNNDELKDGVFLSNHSGGILGGISNGDFIDIKTYFKPTPSIFLPQQTQNIQGENIIHELQGRHDPCVGIRGSVVVNAMVAICMADALLLNASSNLQNLQRVYVKNK
- the rnc gene encoding ribonuclease III; translated protein: MLKKLQERLNYHFKNEQLLIEALTHKSYKKPYNNERLEFLGDAVMDLVVGEFLFFKFQKDSEGNLSKLRAALVNEKSFATLAQKLDLGACIFMSIAEENNDGRNKPSILSDAFEALMGALYLEIGFEKTKNIALNLLNEVYPHIDTQSLFKDYKTRLQEITQANMAGTPEYIVVKAFGPDHKKQFEIAVKIQGIEVARSTAGSKKEAQQQCAKIALEKLGKL